Within the Dysgonomonadaceae bacterium PH5-43 genome, the region CAATCATTTTACGAAGCACACTGCCCAGACCAACTAAATGTTTTTGACCAACATAGTCGTCGAGCGATAAAGGTCTCATTCTTTCAGCTAACGGACGATTCATTTATGTAATTTATATTCTATATTAAAACTGTTATTTATTGTATATAATCCTAAGAGTTGTTTTATCTTTTTCTCCTTTATAAAATTTAGTCAGAATATCATTAAAAATAGACTTTTCATCACTGATTTCACTAAATAAGGTCATACAAGATTTTACTTTTTTAGCATCTAATCTTCCGAATATATTTACAGGGTCAGATTCAGCAAGTTCTAATAATATTTCACAGCATTCAGCAAGTCTGTTTCTCAAAATTGGATTTTGAAGGTACATATTAGCTTCATCTAAAGAATCTATAGCATAATATTTAGCCGTTTCACTTTTGCCTAGACCTTTTATCTGAGGAAAGATAAACCAAATCCAATGAGTTTCCTTTTTCCCTTTTCGAAGTTCATTTATTGCATCATTATAAGAATTATAGGAATCTTGCGCCTTTATAAAGCGATTTATATTCGTTGTATTTGCTTTTTGTTCCATAAATTATTCTTTTATTGGGTAAAGGTAAAAAATACAAATGAATATTTCACGAAAAAGAAATAAGTTGTTGTGTTTTTTCGTTCAAAACTGCTATAATTGTTTCGCAATACAAAGAAAAGCAGTATCTTTGCACACCTCTTAATATAGAGCCCAGGTGGTGAAATTGGTAGACATGCCACTTTGAGGGGGTGGTGCCGGTTTACGGCGTGCTGGTTCGAATCCAGTCCTGGGCACAGAAAAGTTCTTTTATTTTATAAGTTGTAATTGCTTAATACTCAGAGGTGAGAAAAATATTTTGAAAAAAACTTTCAAAAAGTATTGCAGATTAAAAAATAACCCTTACCTTTGCAGAGCATTTGAGAGAAAATGCTTAAGAAAACAAAATGGTGTGGTAGTTCAGTTGGTTAGAATACCTGCCTGTCACGCAGGGGGTCGCGGGTTCGAGTCCCGTCCATACCGCAAAATAAAGC harbors:
- a CDS encoding uncharacterized protein (DUF1810 family) (product_source=COG5579; cog=COG5579; pfam=PF08837; superfamily=140736), whose product is MEQKANTTNINRFIKAQDSYNSYNDAINELRKGKKETHWIWFIFPQIKGLGKSETAKYYAIDSLDEANMYLQNPILRNRLAECCEILLELAESDPVNIFGRLDAKKVKSCMTLFSEISDEKSIFNDILTKFYKGEKDKTTLRIIYNK